In Mangrovivirga cuniculi, the following proteins share a genomic window:
- a CDS encoding PepSY domain-containing protein, with translation MRRLLGYFTMILFAGAMIACGDDEEVAGPINEQQAETKALSSLSGTEGTVTSNDVDTTTTNQTFYDVNITTTEGAKIEFEYFTEDGSLKEIEGDSGPFEYEVNPGMGLILFSAAKAIALDSLEAQPGEVLRWALEFDVALDAWVYTFEVMDANSEDFSVRIDATSGTVIQS, from the coding sequence GGAGCTATGATTGCCTGTGGTGATGATGAAGAAGTTGCAGGTCCAATCAATGAGCAACAAGCAGAAACAAAAGCACTAAGTTCGCTTTCCGGAACTGAAGGAACTGTAACATCGAATGATGTTGATACTACAACAACGAACCAGACATTTTATGATGTAAATATTACTACAACTGAAGGCGCAAAAATAGAATTTGAATACTTCACTGAAGATGGTTCTTTAAAAGAAATCGAAGGCGATAGTGGTCCGTTTGAATACGAAGTAAACCCTGGAATGGGATTGATTCTTTTCTCTGCTGCTAAAGCTATTGCATTAGATTCTTTAGAAGCTCAACCTGGAGAAGTTCTTAGATGGGCGCTGGAATTTGACGTTGCTTTGGATGCATGGGTTTATACTTTCGAAGTGATGGATGCGAATTCTGAAGATTTCTCTGTAAGAATTGATGCAACTAGTGGTACAGTTATACAATCATAA
- a CDS encoding ATP-binding protein encodes MNLDSQNNDLVSYSRAGDVFHYRWAARRCLKLIQPTSNLESVFIEGSNERKKAGEYVIDVSEYYNDNQTKNRIEYYQLKHTTLQQDKPFTLSKLKDTIVGFAERYKQHSKEKSLSGVSFTIITNRKIDETFKQNISSISGGGDKVNNRFVQTIKKYTELKGKKLMQFCSLLNFADSEGDYLDQEGDLMIEMSRLQPGMIDTAQVDSIVSLVQRKVLPDSNGKIIKEDILRPFGVTSIGQLFPAPPLFEELDKITHREQYLNIVDRIKTADQPTIIQAGGGVGKSVFSQYVLQVLPEGSLGIAYDCFGSGKYRSRSKPRHRHRDALVQIANELASLGHCDSMVIKDTTQESDIVLGFLSRIESSIKSLKQIVASAQLYILIDAADNAEMAAKEFGNSCFANELLKEDFPHDCKLVYLCRPERTHLLKPSSSISLLNLQPFSIEETFENLKKHFQEANENQALEFHRLTSGNPRVQMNAISAGHASINELLEFLGPSGTSVEQQIEDQLNAAVNKIKDNLTSDYQSSVDKICKGLASLPPNIPLEVLAKASEVSIEEVKSFIIDIGRSLWMRDSSSVHFRDEPTETWFRKTFLSTEEDFRSYVEILEPLASYFTYVAEILPQLYLQAGQYDDLIEIALSDKLLPASNPIDKRNVLVYRLQFAFKAALRSANYKDAIQLALRAGEEVAGDQRQQSLFQNNIDLLPKLQDDLKVQEVAFKKILRSSWEGSENIYTASLLSEIKEFNGDAQGYLRSAMNWLHMYFEESKKKNDRYRENGISREDILELAYVFLNLNGAKSCLKFLDSIKPKEFIFEVVRQLVNRLIDSGRFDEIDQILKNARENKFHVVAIVSELVKVGRFAEADDIEKCLKMLSNSKMRIKKPKDSYHDNLTPSIVGFLEVCLHRMMEDSLITKTLDYYVPNVASQGAGSRYESKESITFLKALSIRCVISKISEINLDDLMPKVYKSEDKKRSYSDDIKEFKEVIGGLFPWYLLRAQLISGDIDDLANKAKQADEDSKRAIIGRYRSYDDLPKEIAGIQSSILIYCKKLKLEAIQQYFKDYLQNNSSFTIGQRIHLLRAGNRANHLNSVLTEIESSTYKMVRGLKESRPEEVAGGYISLARAVLSSSKDDAAVYFEDAIDIISKFGDEIVERWEAVESLGKASNSHSSDELAYRFVRCAELVGENVYREKHWNRSRAIVTCVNMSPQIGISALSRWRDREIGEFEYQLEDILRYLVKSKVISPDLGWSLARFLPNYNLLDFLSICLINGSSFKERNKIFNDAFEWVRKEGATTEYWMQMKLLADQYKIRNSDLNNVVNSFETQIKSSKPSELEKDKEEVANLQEGGNWDIIFRELDVLTPSGVSTLLKRYNLEIHEKQNHIIWDLSDLYTELFLRIDPKDILRLVDSFLYAENIGYYDYIKFLSFIPNEWKSKVSFNKKWPEIIKKFGARFAYDLVYNYSYESAIRDLNIDDDLSNELRKGIFQRLSQGQEFTNASILFRFVQHASAFIDASQAANLLDYALSRFEIHIEDDFGDGPWNKWLHVSDDIDRNIAGFIWSSLGSPRSETRWKACHVIKKLADFGCANVLKSLLEWLEYDQVDAFGSKKYPFYNLHARQYLLIAFSRVSIDAPEVLVDYKGKFQKYSHLEPHVLIQKFASEIALNIEKAIPGTYSCREISNLEGVGKSKFKAKKEKYGYRTDSYLHQKGEVNTNIEFNFGWDFDEYWFKPLGEVFGVPGKQIQDLCADVVYNKWGLETKTGYNNDPRVNLWNRSQERDTWHTHSEYPKADNWDFYISYHSMLIVAAKLVENMTVLIEEYDDGLVNEWESWLSGHILTLNDGRWLADLRDPLPINKPDWVNSNLSKEWINNIKDDDLLKYLSLYNDEGNWLNVYGEWSERKEHYHEECTINSSLVLKETSSSLQKSLLAVKNFQDYKLPNFGESNFEISEGKFQLKGWINEPYYNNGIDRFDPYAVGIKAPLPSIGEAYMELLKITPDPMKKTWHLNKNDKVFKLHSWSSALKYEIKPERSGIRITGEIEILKTLCQELNCCIIIEITLRREIDSQFRPKDYKFIPAKHKIFLLTDNGTIKE; translated from the coding sequence GTGAATTTAGATTCCCAAAATAACGACCTGGTTTCATATTCTCGTGCAGGAGATGTCTTCCATTATCGATGGGCTGCTAGGCGTTGCTTGAAGTTGATACAACCTACTTCAAACCTTGAATCAGTATTTATAGAAGGATCAAATGAGAGGAAAAAAGCAGGGGAATACGTAATAGATGTTTCAGAGTACTACAATGATAATCAGACTAAAAATCGAATTGAATACTATCAATTAAAGCATACTACATTACAACAAGACAAACCTTTTACATTAAGCAAACTCAAAGATACAATTGTTGGGTTTGCTGAAAGATACAAGCAACATTCAAAAGAGAAATCCTTATCTGGAGTATCCTTTACAATTATTACAAATCGGAAGATAGATGAAACCTTTAAGCAAAACATCTCCTCAATATCAGGAGGTGGTGATAAGGTCAATAATAGATTTGTTCAAACGATTAAGAAGTATACCGAACTTAAAGGCAAGAAACTAATGCAGTTTTGTAGCCTCCTGAATTTTGCAGATAGTGAAGGAGACTATTTAGATCAAGAAGGTGATCTAATGATTGAAATGTCTAGGCTGCAACCTGGAATGATTGACACAGCTCAGGTTGATAGCATAGTTTCATTAGTTCAAAGAAAAGTTCTTCCAGACTCCAATGGAAAAATAATTAAAGAAGATATTTTAAGGCCTTTTGGAGTTACTTCTATCGGGCAACTGTTTCCAGCGCCTCCATTATTTGAGGAGCTTGATAAAATTACTCATAGGGAGCAATACTTAAACATAGTAGATAGAATTAAAACTGCTGATCAACCTACAATAATACAAGCAGGAGGCGGTGTGGGAAAATCAGTATTCAGTCAATATGTTTTACAAGTACTACCAGAAGGCTCACTTGGAATCGCTTATGATTGTTTTGGTTCTGGTAAGTATCGTAGCAGAAGTAAACCAAGGCATAGGCATAGAGATGCACTTGTACAAATAGCAAATGAATTGGCATCACTTGGGCACTGTGATAGTATGGTTATTAAGGACACTACGCAAGAAAGTGACATAGTACTAGGTTTTCTAAGTCGAATAGAATCTTCAATAAAATCACTGAAACAAATAGTTGCTTCCGCTCAACTCTATATACTTATTGATGCAGCGGATAATGCAGAAATGGCGGCTAAAGAATTTGGAAATTCATGCTTTGCAAATGAGTTATTAAAAGAAGATTTTCCGCATGATTGCAAACTAGTTTATTTGTGCCGACCTGAACGAACACATCTTCTAAAGCCATCAAGTTCAATTTCCCTACTTAACCTTCAGCCTTTTTCTATAGAGGAAACATTTGAAAATCTCAAAAAGCATTTTCAAGAAGCAAATGAAAATCAGGCACTTGAATTTCATCGCCTAACTAGTGGAAACCCTAGGGTACAAATGAATGCAATTTCAGCAGGTCACGCTAGTATTAATGAACTTCTAGAATTCCTAGGTCCATCCGGAACATCCGTTGAACAACAAATTGAAGATCAGTTAAATGCAGCAGTCAATAAAATCAAAGACAACTTAACTTCTGACTATCAAAGCAGTGTAGATAAAATTTGTAAAGGATTAGCGAGTTTACCACCGAATATTCCATTGGAAGTTTTAGCAAAAGCATCTGAAGTAAGCATAGAAGAAGTAAAAAGCTTTATTATAGATATTGGTCGCTCATTATGGATGCGTGATTCGTCCTCTGTCCATTTTAGAGATGAGCCAACAGAAACATGGTTTAGAAAAACTTTTTTAAGCACGGAAGAAGATTTTCGTAGTTATGTTGAAATTTTAGAACCACTAGCTAGCTACTTCACCTATGTAGCAGAAATACTTCCGCAACTCTATCTCCAAGCAGGGCAATATGATGATTTAATAGAGATTGCCTTATCTGATAAGCTACTGCCAGCTAGTAATCCTATTGATAAAAGGAACGTACTTGTTTATCGTCTACAATTCGCATTTAAGGCAGCTCTAAGATCCGCAAACTACAAAGATGCTATACAACTTGCATTAAGAGCCGGAGAGGAAGTTGCAGGAGACCAAAGACAACAAAGCCTTTTTCAAAATAATATTGATTTACTTCCCAAGCTTCAGGACGATTTAAAGGTACAAGAAGTAGCTTTTAAGAAAATTCTAAGAAGTAGTTGGGAGGGTTCTGAGAATATTTATACCGCCTCTCTGCTAAGCGAAATTAAAGAATTCAATGGAGATGCTCAAGGCTATCTGAGGTCAGCCATGAACTGGCTTCACATGTATTTTGAAGAATCTAAGAAAAAGAATGATAGATATCGAGAAAACGGGATTAGCCGTGAGGATATTCTGGAATTAGCTTATGTTTTTCTGAACCTTAATGGTGCGAAATCATGCTTGAAATTTCTCGATAGCATAAAGCCTAAAGAGTTTATATTTGAAGTAGTTAGACAGCTTGTTAATCGATTAATTGATTCAGGTAGATTTGATGAAATAGATCAAATTCTTAAGAATGCTCGAGAAAATAAATTTCATGTTGTTGCCATTGTAAGTGAATTGGTGAAAGTTGGACGATTTGCTGAAGCTGATGACATTGAAAAGTGTCTAAAAATGTTGTCAAACTCAAAAATGAGAATCAAAAAGCCCAAAGATTCTTATCATGATAATCTTACCCCTTCGATAGTGGGGTTCTTAGAGGTTTGTTTGCATCGAATGATGGAGGATAGCTTAATTACAAAAACACTAGACTACTATGTCCCCAACGTTGCATCTCAGGGAGCCGGTTCAAGATACGAATCAAAGGAGAGTATTACATTTCTTAAAGCACTTTCTATCAGATGTGTAATCTCAAAAATTTCAGAAATTAACCTGGATGACCTTATGCCTAAGGTTTATAAGTCTGAGGATAAAAAGAGAAGTTATTCTGATGATATTAAAGAATTCAAAGAAGTAATAGGTGGTCTGTTCCCATGGTATTTATTGAGAGCACAGTTGATCTCGGGTGACATAGATGATCTTGCTAATAAGGCCAAGCAAGCTGATGAAGATTCAAAGAGAGCCATTATTGGCAGGTATAGATCATACGACGATCTTCCTAAAGAAATTGCGGGTATTCAATCATCAATTCTGATATATTGTAAAAAGCTTAAACTTGAAGCCATTCAGCAATATTTTAAAGATTATTTGCAGAATAACTCTTCATTTACAATAGGTCAACGAATCCATTTACTTCGGGCTGGAAATAGAGCAAATCACTTGAATAGCGTATTGACTGAAATTGAAAGCTCAACTTACAAAATGGTTAGAGGTCTGAAAGAGTCTAGACCGGAAGAGGTAGCTGGTGGCTATATTTCATTGGCACGAGCGGTGCTTTCAAGTTCAAAAGATGACGCAGCTGTCTATTTTGAAGATGCAATAGATATTATTTCCAAGTTCGGTGATGAAATTGTTGAACGCTGGGAGGCAGTAGAATCATTAGGGAAAGCGTCTAATTCTCATTCTTCAGATGAATTGGCGTATAGATTTGTTCGATGTGCAGAATTAGTGGGAGAGAATGTGTATCGAGAAAAACATTGGAATAGATCTAGAGCAATTGTAACCTGCGTTAATATGTCTCCCCAAATTGGAATTTCTGCTCTAAGTCGATGGAGGGATAGAGAAATAGGGGAATTTGAATATCAGCTGGAAGATATATTAAGATATCTCGTAAAATCCAAGGTCATTAGTCCAGATTTAGGATGGTCATTGGCTCGTTTTCTTCCAAACTATAATCTGTTAGATTTTTTGTCTATATGTTTGATAAATGGATCTTCTTTCAAAGAAAGAAATAAGATTTTCAATGATGCATTTGAATGGGTAAGAAAGGAGGGAGCCACTACAGAATATTGGATGCAAATGAAGTTACTTGCAGATCAATATAAGATTCGTAATAGTGACCTAAATAATGTTGTCAATTCTTTTGAAACTCAAATCAAAAGTTCAAAACCATCAGAATTAGAAAAGGATAAGGAAGAAGTTGCCAACTTACAAGAAGGTGGAAATTGGGATATTATATTCCGAGAATTAGATGTCTTGACTCCTAGTGGAGTATCGACACTTTTGAAAAGATATAACTTAGAAATTCATGAGAAACAGAATCACATTATATGGGATTTAAGTGATCTATATACTGAGTTGTTTTTACGTATTGACCCTAAGGATATATTAAGATTAGTTGATTCATTCTTATACGCTGAAAATATAGGATACTATGATTACATTAAATTCTTATCATTTATACCTAATGAGTGGAAGTCTAAAGTAAGTTTTAATAAAAAATGGCCAGAAATTATTAAAAAATTTGGTGCGAGATTTGCATATGATTTAGTCTATAATTACTCATATGAATCAGCCATCAGAGATCTAAATATTGATGATGATCTTTCCAATGAGTTGAGAAAGGGGATTTTTCAGAGATTATCTCAAGGTCAAGAATTTACCAATGCAAGCATTCTTTTTAGATTTGTACAACATGCGTCAGCGTTTATTGATGCAAGTCAAGCTGCTAATTTATTGGATTACGCTTTGTCACGATTTGAGATACACATTGAAGATGATTTTGGAGACGGTCCCTGGAATAAATGGCTACATGTTTCTGACGATATAGATAGAAATATTGCTGGTTTTATTTGGTCATCTCTTGGCTCACCACGTTCTGAAACTCGTTGGAAGGCTTGCCACGTAATCAAGAAATTAGCTGACTTTGGTTGTGCCAATGTATTAAAATCGCTTCTTGAATGGTTGGAGTATGATCAAGTTGATGCCTTCGGTAGCAAAAAGTACCCATTTTATAATTTACATGCAAGACAATATTTACTCATAGCATTTTCTCGTGTTTCGATTGATGCACCAGAAGTATTAGTTGATTATAAAGGGAAGTTTCAGAAGTATTCGCATTTGGAGCCTCATGTATTAATCCAAAAATTTGCATCAGAAATTGCTTTGAACATCGAAAAAGCAATTCCCGGAACTTATAGCTGTAGAGAGATCTCTAACCTTGAAGGGGTCGGGAAAAGTAAATTTAAAGCTAAGAAAGAGAAATATGGATATAGAACAGATAGTTACTTGCATCAAAAAGGAGAGGTTAATACAAATATAGAATTTAATTTTGGTTGGGATTTTGATGAATATTGGTTTAAACCTCTTGGTGAAGTTTTTGGAGTTCCAGGTAAGCAAATTCAAGATCTTTGTGCAGATGTTGTTTATAATAAATGGGGCTTAGAAACAAAAACAGGATACAATAATGATCCTCGTGTAAACCTGTGGAATCGTTCACAAGAAAGGGATACCTGGCATACTCACAGTGAATATCCAAAAGCAGATAATTGGGATTTTTATATTTCTTATCATTCGATGCTAATAGTTGCTGCGAAACTAGTTGAAAATATGACAGTATTAATTGAGGAATATGATGATGGGTTGGTAAATGAATGGGAATCCTGGTTATCAGGACATATTTTGACTTTAAATGATGGTAGGTGGTTAGCTGATTTAAGAGATCCATTACCAATTAATAAACCTGATTGGGTAAATAGTAATTTATCAAAAGAGTGGATTAATAATATTAAAGACGACGATTTACTGAAATATTTATCCTTATATAATGATGAAGGTAATTGGTTAAACGTATATGGAGAATGGAGTGAAAGAAAGGAACATTATCATGAAGAATGTACAATTAATTCTTCTTTAGTATTAAAAGAGACTTCATCGTCTCTTCAAAAATCACTATTAGCTGTAAAGAATTTTCAGGATTATAAGTTGCCAAATTTTGGTGAATCAAATTTCGAAATAAGTGAAGGTAAATTTCAATTAAAGGGATGGATAAATGAACCTTACTATAATAATGGGATTGATAGGTTTGATCCATATGCAGTAGGAATTAAAGCTCCCTTGCCTTCGATAGGGGAGGCATATATGGAATTATTAAAAATAACTCCAGATCCAATGAAAAAGACTTGGCATTTAAATAAAAATGATAAAGTTTTTAAATTACATTCCTGGAGCAGTGCCTTAAAATATGAAATTAAGCCAGAAAGGTCTGGTATAAGAATAACTGGAGAAATAGAAATATTAAAGACATTATGCCAGGAATTAAATTGTTGTATTATAATAGAAATCACTTTAAGAAGAGAAATCGATAGTCAATTCAGACCCAAAGATTATAAATTTATTCCAGCCAAACATAAAATATTTTTATTAACTGATAATGGAACAATCAAAGAATGA
- a CDS encoding DUF2383 domain-containing protein, translated as MDSFGYINDLKEIIEQNIDASQSYNLVSREEKNKILARTFNNQANRHKNFAYKLAEIAHVYDQSTIKNIRNGSIVDHYNNNWHDLEKALLTGTDQALINECIRLERLALTKYEELSSGYLPFDVQDEIDDQQNSIRDYIINLEKIAYELEQNSRI; from the coding sequence ATGGATTCATTTGGATATATTAACGATCTAAAGGAAATAATCGAGCAAAATATTGATGCTTCCCAGAGCTACAACCTTGTATCAAGAGAAGAAAAAAATAAAATACTAGCCAGGACATTTAACAACCAGGCCAATCGTCATAAAAATTTCGCTTATAAGCTAGCGGAAATAGCCCATGTATATGATCAATCGACAATCAAAAATATTCGGAATGGTAGTATAGTAGACCATTACAACAACAATTGGCATGATTTGGAAAAGGCATTATTGACAGGAACTGATCAGGCTTTAATAAATGAGTGTATCCGTCTTGAAAGACTAGCTTTGACTAAATATGAAGAGCTTAGTAGTGGTTATCTACCATTTGATGTACAGGATGAAATTGATGACCAACAAAATTCAATTAGGGATTATATCATAAATCTTGAAAAAATCGCCTATGAATTAGAACAAAATTCAAGAATTTAA